The Pseudomonadota bacterium nucleotide sequence CACTGCAATGCGGTGATCCGCCCGTGGCAGAACATTCCCGTGTTGAGCTTTGTCGTGCAGCGCGGCCGGTGCGCGGCCTGCGGTACGGCGCTGTCCTGGCAGTACCCGGCGGTGGAGCTGCTCACCGCCGTGCTCAGTGCCGCCGTGGTGTGGCAGCTCGGCGACACCGCGCTCGGCTTTGCCGCGCTGCCGTTCACCTGGATGCTCGTCGCCATGGCGGTGATCGACCTCAAGACCACCTACCTGCCCGACGTGCTGACGCTGCCTTTCCTGTGGCTCGGGATGCTCGCTGCTGCGGTGGGTATCACGGTGTCACCAACCGACGCCATCTGGGGCGCGGTGGCCGGCTACGGGGCCCTGTGGCTGGTGTTCCAGGCTTTCAAGCTCGCCACCGGCAAGGAGGGCATGGGCTACGGCGATTTCAAGCTGCTGGCGGGTCTCGGCGCCTGGCTGAGCTGGACGCAGTTGCCCATCGTCATTCTGCTGTCGTCGGTCAGTGGCGCCGTGGTCGGCAGCCTCTGGCTGATGCTGTCGCAACGCGGTCGTGAAACCCAGATACCCTTTGGCCCGTGGCTCGCCATGGCGGGGTGGTTGACCCTGATGTGGGGCGAGGACGTTTCCCGCATGCTGTTCGGCCAGTTCTGAGATGATCCGCGTCGCGTTGACCGGGGGCATCGCGAGTGGCAAATCGAGTGCGGCGGCCTGTTTCGCCAACCACGGCATCCCGAGCGCGAGCAGCGACCGCTTTGCCCGTGACGTGGTCGCGCCCGGCAGCGAGGGCCTGACGGCGGTTACGGCGGCGTTTGGCCCGAGCGTGCTGCAGCTGGACGGGGGGCTCGACCGGGGCGCGCTGCGCACCCGCATCTTTGCCGACGACACTGCTCGCGAACGCCTCGAGGCCCTGCTGCACCCGCGCATCCGCGCTGCCACCGAGGCGTGGTGCGTCGCGCAGCGTGCGGCGGGTGCCGGGGTTGTCCTGATCGAAATTCCGCTGCTGGTCGAGACCGCGCAACACACCCGCTACGACCACGTTGTGGTGGTCGATGTCGACACAGCGACCCAGGTTGCCCGGGTGCTGCAGCGTGACGGTGGCAGTGAGGACGAGGCCCGGCAGATCATCGCGAAACAGGCGTCGCGGGGCGCCCGTCTCGATGCGGCCACCGACGTGTTGTTGAACGACCAGACACTCGACACCTTGCGCCGGGATGCGGGCGCGCTCGCTGCACGCTTTGCCTCACTCTACCCGGGTTCGCCCTCGGCGCCTGCCTGATCGCCCAACCAGGCCTCCAGCGCCCCCGCAACCTGTGCATTGGCAGCCGGGAACGCCAGATCGGAGAGCGCGGCGACGTCGACCCAACGCACCACCTGACCCTCGGCGCCGTGGGGCTCGCCATCGAACGCGGTGACAACCAGAAACTGCAGGTGAACGCGTTTGTCCGGGTAGCTGTGTTCGACGCTCAACAAGGGCTCGGCCGCCCGCACCGTGATGCCGAGCTCCTCACGGAGTTCTCGCTGCAGGGCGTGCGCGTCGGATTCGTGTGGCTCCCGCTTGCCGCCGGGGTACTCCCAGAGGTCGCCCTGGTGCTGATCGCGACGGCGACGCGCCACGAGCGCCTTGCGTCGAGCCCGATCGACAACGACCCCCGCAACGACGTAGACCGGCTCCACCGGCCGGGTCAGCTACGGTAGTCGGCGTTGATGCTCACATAATCATGCGACAGGTCGGAGGTCCACACCGTCGCCTCGCTGTCGCCGCGCCCGAGCGCGATGCGCACCGTGATCTCGGCGCGGTCCATCACCGCCTGACCGCGCGCCTCGGTGTAGTCCGAGTCCGGTTCGCCCCCGCGCACGAGCGCCACCTCGTCGATGTCGATGTCAATCAAACCCGCATCGAGCGCGTCGAGGCCGGAGCGGCCGACGGCCATGAGGATTCGCCCGATGTTCGGGTCGGAGGCGAAGAACGCCGTCTTCACCAACGGCGAGTGTGCCACGGTAAACGCAACCTGCTTGCACGCGGCGACGCTCTCGCCGCCACAGACAACCAGGCTCATGAACTTGGTGGCCCCCTCGGCATCGCGGACCATCGCCTGCGCCAGGTCGACGGCGAGATCGTGCACCGCATCGGCGAAGGCCGGCCAATCGGAGTGCGACGGCGCGAGCGCCACCGCGCTCTGTCCGGTCGCCATGAGCACGCAGGCGTCGTTGGTGGAGGTATCACCGTCGACGGTGGCGGCGTTGAAGCTTCGATCGACCGCGCTGACGAGCAGGGTCTGCAGGTCGCCCGTCTCGACACGTGCGTCGGTGGCGATGTACGCGAGCATGGTCGCCATGTTCGGGTGAATCATGCCCGAACCCTTGACGACGCCCGTGAGGGTGACCGTGCGACCCGCCACCTGCACGCGTCGACTCGCGCCCTTGGCCTGGGTGTCGGTGGTCATGATGGCATGCGCAAACCGGCGCCACCCCGCCACATCGAGCGACGTGGCCGCAGCCGGAATGCCGCGCTCGAATGCTGCCATGGGCAGAAACTCGCTGATCACCCCGGTGGAAAACGGCAGCACTTCTTCGGCCTTGACGCCCAGCGTGTCTGCCACCCATTGACAACACTGACGCGCGTCAGCCAGGCCCCGTTCACCGGTGCCGGCGTTGGCATTGCCTGCGTTGATCACCAAGGCGCGCGGAGCGGTTCGGGCGAGGTGATCGCGCGCCACAATGACAGGCGCGGCACAAAAGGCGTTCTTCGTGAACACCGCGGCCGCCGTGCTGCCCTCGGCGAGTACGACCAGGCTCAGGTCATCGCGGTCGGGTTTGATGCCCGCGGCGACTGCCGCGAGCTGCACACCGGGAACGGTGTCGAGTTCACCGAGCGGCGGCAGGTTGACCGGTGCCATCAGTTGAGCTTGCCATGGCACTGCTTGAATTTCTTGCCCGACCCGCAGAAGCAGGGTTCGTTGCGCCCGAGCTTCGGCGCATTACGCACGTAGGGTGTCCCGCCCGGCTCGGACGCCGCTGCGCGCGGCCGCTCGGCGGCACGCGCGCCCTGGGCGGGCTGGCCGGTCTCGGCACCGCCAGCCTCGGCTTCGCCACCGTCGAGCGCGCTTGCCGCCTGGGCGTGCTGATACTGCATGGCCTGCTGCGCTGCAGCGACACGCTGGGCGCGTTCTGCGGCCTCGACTTCGGCAGGGTCGCGGATCTGGACCCGGCTGATCGTCGAGATGGCCTCGCGCTGGAAGGCATCGAGCAGGCTGGAGAACAGCTCGAAGGACTCACGCTTGTATTCCTGTTTCGGGTTCTTTTGCGCGTATCCGCGCAAACCCACACTCTGGCGCAGGTGATCCATCGCCGCGAGGTGCTCGCGCCAGTGGTCGTCGAGGGTCCGCAACAGCACGAACTTCTCGAAACGCTGCATGTTTTCGGCGCCGACCATCTCGGTCTTCTGCTGGTGCGCACCCGCGAGTTCAGCGACCAGTCGCTCTCGAATGCCGTCTTCGTCGAGCGACTCGTCGGCGTCGAGCCAGGCCTGAATATCAATGTCGAGCAGAAACTGCTCGCGAAAGGCCTGGGTTGCTGCCGGCACGTCCCACTGCTCGTCAAGCGAGTCCGGTGGAATGTGGTCGGCAAGCAGGCCCGCGACCACGTCTTCGCGGATGCCGATGACAGCGTCGCCCATGTCGTCTGATCCGAGCAGGTCATTGCGTTGCTCGTAGATGACCTTGCGCTGGTCGTTGGCAACGTCGTCGTACTCAAGCAGGTGTTTCCGGATATCGAAGTTGTGCGCCTCGACCTTGCGCTGCGCGTTCTCGATGGCCTTGGTGACCCACGGGTGCTCGATCGCCTCGCCCTCTTCCATCCCGAGCTTCTGCATCAGACCGGCCACCCGGTCCGACGCGAAGATCCGCATCAGGTTGTCTTGCAGTGAGAGGTAGAAGCGGCTCGACCCCGGGTCTCCCTGGCGCCCAGCCCGGCCTCGCAGCTGGTTGTCGATGCGGCGGGACTCGTGCCGTTCGGAGGCGATGATGTGGAGACCGCCGGCGTCGAGCACGCGCTGGTGCCGCGATGTCCAGTCCGACCGCAGCGCTTCGCGGTCTGCGTCGCTGGCCTCGCTGCCGAGTGCGTCGAGTTCCGAGTCGAGGTTGCCGCCGAGCACGATGTCGGTGCCGCGACCGGCCATGTTGGTGGCGATGGTCACCACCCCCGGTCGCCCGGCTTCGGCAATGATGTTGGCTTCGCGCTCGGGTTGCTTGGCGTTGAGCACCTGGTGCGGTATGCCCTTGTTCTTCAGGAGGTCCGCCACCAACTCGGAGGACTCGATCGAGGCGGTGCCGACGAGCACGGGGCGACCGGCGGCGACACAGCCTTCGACGTCCTCGATGATCGCACCGTACTTCTCTTCCTGAGTCAGGTAGACAAGGTCGGGACGGTCGTCGCGAACCATCTCGCGGTGGGTGGGCACCACGACCACCTCGAGGTTGTAGATCTGCTGAAATTCGGCGGCCTCGGTGTCGGCCGTGCCGGTCATGCCGCCAAGCTTGTCGTAGAGGCGGAAGTAGTTCTGGAAGGTGATCGAGGCGACGGTCTGGTTTTCCGCCTGGATCGAAACCCCTTCCTTGGCCTCGACGGCCTGGTGCAGGCCGTCGCTCCACCGCCGACCCGGCATGGTGCGGCCGGTGAACTCATCGACAATGACAATCTGGTCGTCCTTGACGATGTAGTCGACGTCACGCGTGTAGATCGCATGCGCCCGCAACGCCGCACCGAGGTG carries:
- the coaE gene encoding dephospho-CoA kinase (Dephospho-CoA kinase (CoaE) performs the final step in coenzyme A biosynthesis.); translated protein: MIRVALTGGIASGKSSAAACFANHGIPSASSDRFARDVVAPGSEGLTAVTAAFGPSVLQLDGGLDRGALRTRIFADDTARERLEALLHPRIRAATEAWCVAQRAAGAGVVLIEIPLLVETAQHTRYDHVVVVDVDTATQVARVLQRDGGSEDEARQIIAKQASRGARLDAATDVLLNDQTLDTLRRDAGALAARFASLYPGSPSAPA
- a CDS encoding A24 family peptidase, giving the protein GLLVGSFLNVVIYRLPVMMERGWRRDSREFLELPAETETPFNLATPPSRCNHCNAVIRPWQNIPVLSFVVQRGRCAACGTALSWQYPAVELLTAVLSAAVVWQLGDTALGFAALPFTWMLVAMAVIDLKTTYLPDVLTLPFLWLGMLAAAVGITVSPTDAIWGAVAGYGALWLVFQAFKLATGKEGMGYGDFKLLAGLGAWLSWTQLPIVILLSSVSGAVVGSLWLMLSQRGRETQIPFGPWLAMAGWLTLMWGEDVSRMLFGQF
- the mutT gene encoding 8-oxo-dGTP diphosphatase MutT, which encodes MEPVYVVAGVVVDRARRKALVARRRRDQHQGDLWEYPGGKREPHESDAHALQRELREELGITVRAAEPLLSVEHSYPDKRVHLQFLVVTAFDGEPHGAEGQVVRWVDVAALSDLAFPAANAQVAGALEAWLGDQAGAEGEPG
- the secA gene encoding preprotein translocase subunit SecA encodes the protein MFGAIARKLIGTRNDRVVKRLSRTAESITALEPELEALDDDALRARTEALREQRAGGATADDVLVEAFALVREAGKRALGMRHFDVQLIGGMVLNQSRIAEMRTGEGKTLVATLPIYLNALAGEGAHLVTVNDYLARRDAAWMGRLYHFLGMSTGVINGSGGLGPDSASYLFDPAWTGEEGGYLHLRPVTRREAYAADITYGTNNEFGFDYLRDNMRMSNEERCQRDLHFALVDEVDSILIDEARTPLIISGPATASEDLYGAINALIPKLDKPANAEDEGADYTLDEKGKQVLLTESGHDKVEQLMIEAGLIDENASLYDPTSISLLHHLGAALRAHAIYTRDVDYIVKDDQIVIVDEFTGRTMPGRRWSDGLHQAVEAKEGVSIQAENQTVASITFQNYFRLYDKLGGMTGTADTEAAEFQQIYNLEVVVVPTHREMVRDDRPDLVYLTQEEKYGAIIEDVEGCVAAGRPVLVGTASIESSELVADLLKNKGIPHQVLNAKQPEREANIIAEAGRPGVVTIATNMAGRGTDIVLGGNLDSELDALGSEASDADREALRSDWTSRHQRVLDAGGLHIIASERHESRRIDNQLRGRAGRQGDPGSSRFYLSLQDNLMRIFASDRVAGLMQKLGMEEGEAIEHPWVTKAIENAQRKVEAHNFDIRKHLLEYDDVANDQRKVIYEQRNDLLGSDDMGDAVIGIREDVVAGLLADHIPPDSLDEQWDVPAATQAFREQFLLDIDIQAWLDADESLDEDGIRERLVAELAGAHQQKTEMVGAENMQRFEKFVLLRTLDDHWREHLAAMDHLRQSVGLRGYAQKNPKQEYKRESFELFSSLLDAFQREAISTISRVQIRDPAEVEAAERAQRVAAAQQAMQYQHAQAASALDGGEAEAGGAETGQPAQGARAAERPRAAASEPGGTPYVRNAPKLGRNEPCFCGSGKKFKQCHGKLN
- the argJ gene encoding bifunctional glutamate N-acetyltransferase/amino-acid acetyltransferase ArgJ encodes the protein MAPVNLPPLGELDTVPGVQLAAVAAGIKPDRDDLSLVVLAEGSTAAAVFTKNAFCAAPVIVARDHLARTAPRALVINAGNANAGTGERGLADARQCCQWVADTLGVKAEEVLPFSTGVISEFLPMAAFERGIPAAATSLDVAGWRRFAHAIMTTDTQAKGASRRVQVAGRTVTLTGVVKGSGMIHPNMATMLAYIATDARVETGDLQTLLVSAVDRSFNAATVDGDTSTNDACVLMATGQSAVALAPSHSDWPAFADAVHDLAVDLAQAMVRDAEGATKFMSLVVCGGESVAACKQVAFTVAHSPLVKTAFFASDPNIGRILMAVGRSGLDALDAGLIDIDIDEVALVRGGEPDSDYTEARGQAVMDRAEITVRIALGRGDSEATVWTSDLSHDYVSINADYRS